The genomic DNA CTTCTGGCCGCCCCGTTTTTCAGACGCAGACTGCACGGGCTTGTAATTCCTGCCGGATTTGCATCTCCCGGACATACGCCGGTTCTTGCAGCATTACGGGCGATACGTCCTCGAATCAGAAGATATGTGGAAGAAGGCGGGACACTCCTCTCATTTGGGGCAGGAGCAGATCATCCCACTGCATATGACTGGCTGCCGGTCCAGGTCTTGTACCGGTATGGGTTTGCCACGACAAGAGTGGAGAGTCAGAAGAGCCATCCCTTTCTTTCCATTATTGAAGATGGGGAAGAGGAAGTCTCAATCGATGGCATTCTGGACCCCTGTGCCGGTGAAGAGGACAGGCAGGTCATCCTGCAGGCACCGAACGGTCCGGTCATGCTGGATATCCCATTTGGAAAAGGCAGGATTCTGATTGCCAGCCTGCATGAATACCCGTCCCGGCGGTTTGTCCGTGAGTTCTGCGCTGGTGAAGGCGAAGGATTATTGTAATCAGACACAAGGGAATTATTGAGGGAAGATGATGAGCCGTTATATCTTATCTGATCAGGCCGAGGCAACCGACTGGATACCGGTCTGTATGGCCATTCATGAGATGGTCGGAAAACTGCCGGTGACAGCCCGATCTCTTGAGAAACGGGGTATCCGGATAGAAGACGGGGTAGTTGTTGATGATGATTACTCAGGACCAATTCTTGAAGAGGTGCTGGCAGCCGGAGAGATCCGCAAAGTTACTCCATCAACAGGTCAATATAAAGGGATCCCGGTTATTGTAGCCCCCCTGAAAGATGATACCGGAAAGACCATTGCCGCAATCGGTCTGGTGGATATAACAGGAATATTTGACCTTGCAACGCTCATGGAGCATCAGTCCACCATCATCAGACAGGTCTGTGGCAAAGACCCCTGCCCCCTTCCGACAGAGCAGATCAGGGCAAAGCGGTGATATTCACATGTATACGCAGGCATTTAAAGTCCTTGAGATTCTTGAGAGATCCGATAAACCAGTTGAGACCAGTGAGATAGCAGAGGCGCTGTCCCTTTCAAAATCGGCAGTCTGGAAACATATCAATGAGCTGCGCCAGCTTGGATATGATATTACCGCGAGTGGTGAGGAGGGGTACGTCCTCCATGACAAGAACCAGGACTACCGTCCGCATATCATCTATAAACACCTGAAAAC from Methanospirillum hungatei JF-1 includes the following:
- a CDS encoding DUF2111 domain-containing protein; the encoded protein is MSRYILSDQAEATDWIPVCMAIHEMVGKLPVTARSLEKRGIRIEDGVVVDDDYSGPILEEVLAAGEIRKVTPSTGQYKGIPVIVAPLKDDTGKTIAAIGLVDITGIFDLATLMEHQSTIIRQVCGKDPCPLPTEQIRAKR